The Pectobacterium wasabiae CFBP 3304 DNA segment GTTACTCGCCAACTCACAGCCCGGATAAGTCAGTACGCGCTGGTACAGCGTGTGCTTTCCTTCCTGAAGGAGCGGCTTTTGATCGGCTGAGAGCGCCGGGAAGCTAAAGGCGGCGGCGCAAAATAGGCCACTGAACCAGTGAGCGTAATTCATTTTCTTATCCTATTTTTTTAGCGCGGTTAATCGAGCTTTAGCGTCGTTATTTTGCGGATCGTTATTGACGATGGTCTCGTACCAGTAGACTGCCGTTTGTGCATCTGGGCTGAAACAGCCGCCAGATTGCGCCGTTTTGGGATCGTATTCCTGGGCATAACGCATTGCCATTTGTGTATCTCCTGACTGCGCTTTGTAGGCATATAAACGTTGAGCAATGTCGCAATGCTTCTCTGCTTTGGCTTTACTAATCACATCAAGCAACTGAGCACTGCTTGGCTGGCTACGCAGGCAACCTTTGACGAACTCCAGTTCGTTGCTGTTTTTCATCTGATCATCGCCGCAAGGTCCGCTGACCTTGGCTACGGGGGGCACGGTAGAGGTTGTTACCGCTGGGGCTGGGCTGCGGGTAAACCACCATGCCGCAGCGGCAAGTAATATCAGGATGAGAAGAGCGATGGCGATCAGCACACCCGTTTTACCGGACTTGGGCTTATCGTTGGCTGCATCGGTTCGTACCTGAGGTTGCGGTACTGGCGCAGGACGCTCTGGCTCAGGTTCAGGTTGCGGTTCTGGGATGGACGTTTCCTGTATCGGCTCTTCTTCCACTGGGCGGACATTCGCTAATGGATTATTTTCACCGCTAGCCTGGGAACTCAGCAGACCATCGGTGATGGTTAACACGCCAACATCACTCGTGGCGATGTCCTTAACCGTAATCCGGTACGCGGCTTGCCGGTTTGCCAGCAGTGGGTCGAGAAAATCAGGGCCAACCTGTACGCCAGGGACATCATCGTAAGATGCCAGAGGCGACAGGGTTAAAAACACTTCACCGCTGCTCCATTGCCCGCTGTCGTTGAGATAAAGATGGTCCTGATTACGTAACACCGAGATCGTGACGCCTTCCTCGCCCCCTTTCCATGCCCGTAACAGAAGTCGTGCGTAGCCCGGCTGGACGGGGGTTAAGGGTTTTAGCTCTGGTTTGATCACGTCAGGTTACTCCTGTGCAGTTTTAATACGGTGAATGATTGCGCCGAGCTTTTCATTTTGCGCCACGCTGATTTCCCGTCCAGCGGAATGACCAGCGTTCTCAGCGATCAAGGCTTCCAGACCGATCAGCCAATCGATAATAAAAATGGCGCTGTAGTTAAGCTGTTGCGGGGTTAGGCGTGTAAGACGCTCGTCATCCATCCACTGTACGCTGTCGCACTGCATTGGGCGGGTGAAAATGGCTTGATCCTGCATGTTGGGGCGAACGGGGCGTTTTGTCTCAGGGACAGTCAAATAACCAAGCCAGGTGACAAAATTGCTCATTACGTGCAGTACGCGTGATACCTGACGTTCGACCATACGCTCGCGGCGGACACCCGCTTGCTCGGTGTTGGTCATTACGCTAACCAGCGCATCTTCTAGCTTCAGCCGTAACAAACCGGTGATCAGTTCATCCACCAGCAGCGCGATGACCGGCCTTGGCAGATTGATATAGTTCAGCATTGCCGGTGTTTCTGGCAGGTCACGCAGATGGTTAATCCAAAGCTGCAATGCCTGACGGGCAAAGGCAGTTTCATGGCTATGCGTCGCCGCGGCTGGGGCATCGATACCAAATGCATCGTCAACGCCGATATCAAAAAAATCGGCCTCTTCTTCAGTCGCTTCCTCTGGTTCCACCGAGATTTGCTGTAGGTAAAGCTCCTGTAGGGAACGTCGGGTGGGCACAAGCCGCGCTAACAGTTCGCCATGCATGCCGTTGCGTTTTTTCAGTGCGGCAAGAATCTCTTGAGCGATGAGATTTTTTTTCGCAACTTCTTCTTCACCTTCAGGCTGATACCATTTTCCCAATCCACCCTCTACCAGTTCACCGCGCATATCCTGTAGCTGTTCTGCAATACGCTCCAGCTTCACTTCCGGCCGGGCGACCTGGCTCAGGTAGTCGGCCATTCGACGCATACCGCCGTCATTCAAGTTGAGCATGGCGTCCCAGGCGGCGTCCGGGGTGGCGATATAACGAGTAACGGCACTATCTTCCAGGAAGGTTTTTCGCATCAGCGCTAACTGTGCTTTGCTTTCTTCGCGGATGGCGTCTTCTTTCTCGTTCTCTATGCGGATGAAAGGGGTTATCTGACCGGGTTTACGTACCAGAAAGGTATTGTTGAATGCTTGCCCCTGCTGCCACTCCTGCATCCATTTAAATTTACCAAAACGTTCCGTCATCGCCATTTTGATCATTCCGCCAAGGCCCCAAGACTGACGAAGAATGGCTTCGTCATGGGATAATCCTTGGCTGATGCGTAGATCAAACATGGTGAGCGCCCAGATTAAGCCGGGCAGTCGTCGTCCGCGTGCCTCTGTGTCTGCGCCTTGGGTGTAGTTGATCCACTCATTCAGTACATCACCAACCTCTTTTACATCAGATTGCTTAGTCGATGCCGTGCATACAACCAGTACGTTCATTTCCTGGTTTTCGGTATATCGCTCAAAGAGATAGGCGACTTTTCCGCGAAGGATCAACTGCGCTAACGGATTGCTCTCTTCACTTTTCACTTCCCGACGTATGTCATCCATCGATTCAACGCCCAGACGACCTCGATAACCAGGGAAATCGAGCAGATCTACCGATTCAAAGAGAGGTTCACGGGGGGGCGTTAGCAGTGGAATGTGCAGCTCAACGGTCAGAGCAGCCAATTCGGCCAGAGAAATCTCAACTGGCGCACCCGCCTGACCATCCTGTATCGGCGTGACGTCAATGCGTACATCGGGTTCTTTATTCAGACGTTCCAGCATATCAACGTTCATAATGCTGTCGTGTTGAACCAATAAGCCGTCCTTTTCCTGTACCAGCGTGTGTAGCGGAGCCCTGACTTCTGGTGCTCCACCCAAGCGTTGCAACGTCTGCGCAAACTGGGTGTAGGCTTCTGTGAGTTCCGGCACGTCACCCCATAGAACAGAAAAAAGCACCCCGCGATCCTTCGGCGTCAGCCAAGGAGCCAGCGCAATCGCCTGAGGCCAATAGTGCAATGCCAAACGGCTCTGGCTCTTTCCTGCATGACGGCTGAGATAGTCCCATAGTGATACCACGTCATCTTCTGTGACGCCCGGAACCCGAGAGGCGTTGCGGCGCTTCGCCAGTGCCATTAGCAGGTTATGGGTTCGCTTCTCATCGTACTGCCAGTTAAATTTTTCCTGATTAAAATCATGAATAAAGGCGTTCGCGAGGATTTTCCCTATCTCCACTTCGCTGAAGAGTAGCAGAGAAACCTGTTGATGCTCACGGGTGCTCGCGCTGCGTCGGCTGAAACGGGTGACTAACCCAGTGGCTTCTTTCCCTCCACCGGGAGGGTTGATGTGCTTCAGAAAATCAAGTTGTTTACCGGCAAGTTGTGTCTCCAAATTACCGTTTTCTCCTGCTGCGAGAGCGGAGATCAAATACGATTTACCGGCCTGTGATAAACCAAAGAAGCCTACCGTCATCGGTTTCGCCGCCGCCTGCGCTAATCTGCGGGCTTTGTTACGGCTGCGACGTAGGTTAATGGTGAGGTGATCGGCTTCCCTATCCAGGTGCGGGGCATCCTCACGAACGGTCGCGATCCAGTCAATCGCCTGTCCTGCGCCAGCCTCAATATTTTGCCAGCCCTGAATAATCTGCTCAGAATTGATAGTGCTCATTAGCTTTTAACGCTCCCGCTGTCCAGCCAGTAATGGGTTTCTCCCATGCCATTACCGACCATAGTGTTCAATTGGAATGCAACATCTTTGCGGCCGTAGTTACGGCGTGCATTCTCCATTTCCAACGATTCAATGCGGAATCGCTCTGGGCTGACGGCTTCTTCACCATTGCGGGGGCGTCCCTGCTCGGCTAGCAGTTGCAAACGCATAACGGCATCGCCTGCAAGTTCACTGGCAAGGTTGGGGTTGGTTATCTTCAAGGTGTACAGTGCCGATGCGGGCCAGCGCTCATTGTCAAGCTGCCGGAAACCAATGCGGACTTCGCCACGGGACTCAAACCCTTGCGCCTGATCAAGCTGGAAGTTCTCGGCATCCAGATCGATATCCCGATAAAATACGTTACTGTCTTTGATGATATTGTTGCCGTCCAGCATGCCCAGATAGCGAATGGTGGAATAGGGCACAAAGTTTGCCGTGCGGAAGTAAAAGTTATTCAGCCTAGAGTTTTCTGCCAGCAGGCAGAGCATGGCCCCGACGACAGCGGTAGACTTGGGATCGTCAATACATCCCTTTTTGTTAAACGGATACCAGCCGCCGGTTTCATATCCATGTAACGGCAGCACGCGTGACGGTGGTACAGGCTGCAACTGGCGGATCAGCGCTTGAATACCGGGCAAACGCGATGGACGACCCGTCAGCAACAAAATATCGCAGTTGTAATGCCACAGGACTTCGCACAGCGCCCGCAGGCTGTGGCAAATATTCATCCGGCCGCTACGCGGATTGATAAATTCATTATGTAATTGGGATAAATCGACCTCTAACGGAACATCAAGGATCGAGAACGGAACACTGCCGCTGTCCTGCCCAGGACGAACGGCGTCGTTCACATAGTCCTGTACTTTTTGCGTCGGTACATTGATCTCCAATAGCTCACGAAACGTGTAACTAAGAAGTTCACGCCCCTCATCGGGCTGGTACTCTTCGTAGCGGTGCAAAATCGCTAATG contains these protein-coding regions:
- a CDS encoding putative virulence factor; this translates as MSTINSEQIIQGWQNIEAGAGQAIDWIATVREDAPHLDREADHLTINLRRSRNKARRLAQAAAKPMTVGFFGLSQAGKSYLISALAAGENGNLETQLAGKQLDFLKHINPPGGGKEATGLVTRFSRRSASTREHQQVSLLLFSEVEIGKILANAFIHDFNQEKFNWQYDEKRTHNLLMALAKRRNASRVPGVTEDDVVSLWDYLSRHAGKSQSRLALHYWPQAIALAPWLTPKDRGVLFSVLWGDVPELTEAYTQFAQTLQRLGGAPEVRAPLHTLVQEKDGLLVQHDSIMNVDMLERLNKEPDVRIDVTPIQDGQAGAPVEISLAELAALTVELHIPLLTPPREPLFESVDLLDFPGYRGRLGVESMDDIRREVKSEESNPLAQLILRGKVAYLFERYTENQEMNVLVVCTASTKQSDVKEVGDVLNEWINYTQGADTEARGRRLPGLIWALTMFDLRISQGLSHDEAILRQSWGLGGMIKMAMTERFGKFKWMQEWQQGQAFNNTFLVRKPGQITPFIRIENEKEDAIREESKAQLALMRKTFLEDSAVTRYIATPDAAWDAMLNLNDGGMRRMADYLSQVARPEVKLERIAEQLQDMRGELVEGGLGKWYQPEGEEEVAKKNLIAQEILAALKKRNGMHGELLARLVPTRRSLQELYLQQISVEPEEATEEEADFFDIGVDDAFGIDAPAAATHSHETAFARQALQLWINHLRDLPETPAMLNYINLPRPVIALLVDELITGLLRLKLEDALVSVMTNTEQAGVRRERMVERQVSRVLHVMSNFVTWLGYLTVPETKRPVRPNMQDQAIFTRPMQCDSVQWMDDERLTRLTPQQLNYSAIFIIDWLIGLEALIAENAGHSAGREISVAQNEKLGAIIHRIKTAQE